ACAAAACTTGATTCCTTAAGTGATCTTGCTATTGTTTTTTCTACTGGAACTCAAAAGGAGCAGCCAAATCAAGATTTTGAAACTCCGGTATCTTCAAACAAAAAATTGCAAGTTGTTCGCGTTCAATTGAATACTCGCCTTAAAGCTGGCAAATCTGCAACCATCGTTTATGGTTTAAGTGAAAATGAAGCTATTCTACAACAAATATGTAAACAGATTAAACAAAAATGTGGTGTTGGTGGAAGCGTAAAAGATGGAGAAATTATTATTCAGGGAGACCAGGTGCAGAAAGTTATTCTAATGCTCAAAGATCTTGGATATAGCAATACTAAGAAAAGTGGTGCTTAGAAATAATTTTATATGGATTCTTATGGCAACAATATCACTCGTATATTGTATCCAGGCTTGTAAGCAAAGTAACTTCCAAAATAAAACACAGAAAACTGCTAATTCTAATTCGCCAGAGAAAAAATTAAACAGCAGTTATTACGCTTTTCAATACAAATCATGGTTTGAAAATAAAAGTGACAATTATTCCTTCAGAAGGGATTTTATGAATGCGTTTTTACATTCGAAAAACTCAAGTTTTGGTGATTTTGCTGATCAGGAAAAACCCGATTGGATTTCTATAGGACCAAACGAAATTGCCGGAAGAAGTTTGTGTCTCGCAATTCACCCCACAGATACTCAAAAAATCTGGATGGGTTCAGCTGGCTCCGGTTTATGGTATAGCCAAACTGGAGGTGTGGGAACTCATGCATGGAAAAATATTTTAACCGGTTTTCCTGTTCAAGCCGTTTCATCGATCGCATTAGACCCGCATCAGTCTTCTAACTTGTATATAGGAACCGGAGAAAACTATTCTCTTGAAATGCCAGGTGGAGGAACTCATAACCGAACTTTCAGGGGGAGCAGAGGAATAGGCCTATTAAAATCCACTGATAACGGAAAATCATGGGATCTTTTGCTGGATTATACTGATAGGCCAGATTTGTGTATTTGGAAAATTTTAATTCCTCAAAGCCAAAATAAAATTATTTACCTCGCCGGTAATATGGGTATTTTAAAAACTGAAAATTCAGGTGAGACCTGGAGCTCCATATTTGATACATGCCTGGTTATGGACATGCTCATTCAAGCCGACAATCATAATATATTGTATGCCGGCGTTGGAGGTATACAAGGTAATAAATTCGGCCTTTATAAATCTCTAGATGGTGGGATACATTGGCGAAAAATTGAATCCCCTGCAGGAGATTCATTGGATGGCAGAATTATGTTGAGTGCGTCCAAAGGAAATCCTCAAAAAGTTCTCGCAGCTTATGCTTCTGCATTTGAGTCTAAGGGAATTATGAGAAGTGACGATGGTTTTGAGCGAACAAAATATTATACTCCTATAAAAGACATTTGTGCACATCAAGGGTGGTATGCGAAATGCCTCCACATTAAAGAAGATGATCCTCAAAAACTTTTGATGGGAGGAGTCGATTTATACTATGACTCCAGCGGAACAGGAAATAAATTGACGAATCTCATTTATCAAAAAATAAAAATTCATGCTGACTTTCATGATGTAGTTGCCAATCCCAAAGATCCCAATAAAGTTTATTTTGCAACAGATGGAGGGCTTTACAGGAGCAACGATTTTGGAAAGACTGCATTTGCCTGTAATCATGGATATTTAAGTGCTCAATTCTATAAAGGATCAACTAATTCAAACAAGGAAGCAATTTTGGGAGGCCTTCAAGATAATAAGAGTGTTTATTATGAAAATAAGCAATGGAAAAATATCCATTTCGGAGACGGCACATACAATGCTTTTCATCCATGGAATAATGAAATGTTTTTTGTTTCCAGCCAATTTCAAAATTTGTACATCACTGAAAATAATGGACTAGATTGGAAAGAGTTAATTCCGCCTAATAATAATGCAGCTTTTATTGCTCCTTTTGAATTAAATCCCTTAAATCCTGATCAAATATTTTCCGGAGGCCAACTACTTTATATCTCTAAGAATGCTGGGAAAAACTGGAGCACGATCTCTTTAGAAAATAAGGATGAAAAAATAATTTGTTTACTTGCATCAAAACATATATCTGGAAAGCTTATTGTAGCCAGCTACCATCCCGAATTAAAAGTCTCTAAAATTTACATCAGTTTAGATGAAGGAAAAACCTTGGTTAAAACTTCAACGATATTTAAAGGTGAATTAATACGGGATATAACAGAGCATTCCACAAACCCCAATATTTGTTACTTAGCATTATCTTCATTCGGAACAAAAGGCGTCGTAACTTCAAATGATGGTGGCTATCACTGGGAAGCACTTCCCAATTATAATCTTCCAAATGTTCCTTGTCATGTGATATTACCAGATCCCTTACATCCGGAAACATTATATGCCGGTACAGAATTGGGTCTTTATGTGAGTTTTGATCAAGGCATGTACTGGGAATCTTATAACAGGCACGATTTTGATATGGTTCCCATTTACGATATCCAGTATGACTTCATTCAGAACAAGTTGATTCTATTTACTCATGGCTATGGAGCATTTTTATGCGAGCGCGTTGAAAAGAGTATTCCAACAAAATCGCAAGAAGAACTGGCGGTATCAGAATTTTCTGTCTATTTAAACAAAAGATTAGTTAGCACAATTAAACTGCCTTCAACTAAGGAATTCAGCGCATTTACCATCTCGGGTAAAGAAGTGCAATGTTTGCTGCAATTAAATAAGTTAATTATTCAAAGCGATCTCCCTGGTATTTATATTTTGAAAAGCAAACAAAAGAAAGCCTGGTTTGCAAAAGTATGTCTTTACTAAAAGACTATTTTGATTACTTCAAAATAGTCGTCAATCATTTCCACTTAATAATCCGTTCCCCTATTGCATTTTAAGAACCTGGGTTTATTATAAAAGTCGCATTTTATTTCAATATTCTCATAGTTCTCTTTTTGAAATATGGCATATATTTCATTCGCAAAAAATTCATTTAATTCCAAGTAAATGCATGCATACTCGAACAAATGTTGTTTACCAAATTCCGCAATCATTTTATAAAATATCAATGGATCTTCTCCTTTGGCAAAGAGAGCCGTCCAAGGTTCAAATTGCAAGACTTTTTGATCCATTTTCTCCAACTCAGTACTACTGATATAAGGTGGATTGCTTACAATAATATCATACTTTTTTCAGGCCATTCATTTACATTTAAAAAATCAGATATTCGGTATTCCACATCTAATTGTAAGCGTT
The genomic region above belongs to Saprospiraceae bacterium and contains:
- a CDS encoding translation initiation factor; translated protein: MKKTKLDSLSDLAIVFSTGTQKEQPNQDFETPVSSNKKLQVVRVQLNTRLKAGKSATIVYGLSENEAILQQICKQIKQKCGVGGSVKDGEIIIQGDQVQKVILMLKDLGYSNTKKSGA